One stretch of Cedecea neteri DNA includes these proteins:
- the sfmF gene encoding fimbria assembly protein: MKKLSLAALTLFSALLNPMAKAASPLGEINVELRGNIVDYTCVIETASDNKTVKLGSWPTKQLRTAGSTTQAMPFNLKLTGCPPGGAASITFTGKDTGSGLLALNAASTAKNVAIELLNEDKSRLLLNNASKTMQVDANGDVTMKFWANYIATADNADAGLANADATFLINYN; the protein is encoded by the coding sequence ATGAAAAAATTATCCCTGGCCGCGCTGACTCTGTTTTCAGCGTTGTTGAATCCCATGGCCAAAGCGGCCTCTCCGCTGGGGGAGATCAACGTTGAGCTGCGTGGCAATATTGTGGATTACACCTGTGTCATTGAGACGGCGAGCGACAACAAGACCGTGAAGCTGGGATCGTGGCCGACCAAACAGCTGCGCACCGCAGGCAGCACGACACAGGCCATGCCGTTCAACCTGAAGCTAACCGGCTGCCCGCCAGGCGGCGCTGCGTCGATAACCTTTACCGGAAAGGATACCGGCAGCGGGCTGCTGGCGCTGAACGCGGCCAGCACGGCGAAGAACGTGGCGATTGAACTTCTCAATGAGGATAAGTCCCGGCTGTTGCTGAATAACGCCAGTAAAACGATGCAGGTGGATGCTAACGGTGACGTAACGATGAAGTTTTGGGCCAACTATATAGCGACGGCTGACAACGCAGATGCCGGGCTGGCCAATGCCGATGCGACGTTTCTGATTAACTACAACTAA
- the fimZ gene encoding fimbria biosynthesis transcriptional regulator FimZ has protein sequence MKPASVIIMDEHPIVRMSIEVLLQKNKDINVVLKTDDGREVIDYMRANPVDLVILDIELPNTDGFTLLKRIKGIQEKTKILFLSSKSESFYAGRAIQAGANGFVSKRKEQEDIFNAVEMLLSGYSFFPSETLHFISSHKSRRGTMDDMPLSNREVTVLRYLANGLSNKEIAEQLLLSNKTISAHKANIFSKLGLTSIVELIDYAKVHELL, from the coding sequence ATGAAACCGGCATCCGTAATCATTATGGACGAACACCCTATTGTCAGAATGTCGATAGAAGTGCTGCTCCAGAAGAATAAAGATATTAATGTTGTTTTAAAAACAGATGATGGTCGGGAAGTTATCGACTATATGCGAGCGAATCCCGTCGACCTGGTGATTCTTGATATTGAACTCCCAAACACCGACGGCTTCACATTACTCAAGAGAATCAAAGGAATACAGGAAAAAACCAAGATCCTTTTCCTGTCATCAAAATCAGAGTCTTTTTACGCCGGGCGCGCGATTCAGGCGGGTGCCAACGGATTTGTTAGCAAACGTAAGGAGCAGGAAGATATATTTAACGCGGTGGAAATGCTGCTGTCGGGCTACTCCTTTTTCCCTTCGGAGACGCTGCATTTTATCAGCAGCCATAAATCTCGCCGGGGAACGATGGACGACATGCCATTATCCAACCGTGAGGTAACCGTGCTGCGCTATTTGGCAAATGGGCTATCAAATAAAGAGATTGCCGAGCAACTCCTGCTTAGCAATAAAACCATTAGCGCACATAAAGCGAATATATTCTCTAAACTTGGACTCACTTCAATTGTCGAGCTGATTGACTATGCCAAGGTGCACGAGCTGCTATAA